A single genomic interval of Lewinellaceae bacterium harbors:
- a CDS encoding CusA/CzcA family heavy metal efflux RND transporter translates to MFDKIIAYSIQNKFVVGLLVAALIVWGLFSLRQLPIDAVPDITNNQVQVITISPTLATQEVEQFITTPIELSLQNIQQLVEIRSISRFGLSVVTVVFEEDMDVYLARQLVGEYLKEAESNIPAGLGTPEMAPISTGLGEIYQYVVRPEEGYEDKFTPTDLRTIQDWIVRRQLSGIEGVVEVNTMGGFLKQYEVAVNPNLLKSIGISITDVFDALENSNENTGGAYIEKNPSTYYIRTNGIAKTLADIENIVVDVRNGRPILIKDVATVQFGKAPRYGALTRDGEEAVGGRVMMLKGANSAAVTERVKERVVQIQKSLPEGVVIEPYLVRDKLVSTAIGTVQKNLLEGGLIVIFILVLMLGNWRAGLIVASVIPLSMLFAVSMMNVLGISANLMSLGAIDFGLIVDGAVIIVEAVVHRLQVGFAGHKLTKAQMDKEVQIASIKIMNASSFGMIIILMVYIPILALVGIEGKMFRPMAETVMLAIGGALMLSLTYVPMMTALFLNKNITNKKTIADRIIAFNQWLYTPVLHLALRFKAAFVLATVALFAISLFVFSRMGGEFIPTLEEGDLAMQQILPPGTSLSQSIEMSKMIHKKLREEFPEIKDVVTNIGAAEIPTDPMPVEIGDYTLLMKPKDEWTSASTRQEMFEKIEESLSVIPGVGYEFSQPIQLRFNELMTGSKADIAIKLYGQDMDLLYSKAKEAEKVINRIDGVGTVNVEQTIGMPQIIINFKYDKMAQYGLQVKEVNQVVRAAFAGESAGIVYEGERRFDLVVRLDESYRQDLDNVQNLYITLDNGTQVPLQAVADVELIDAPMQISRENTNRRIVIGVNVGDTDVESLVEKIQTALDAEIDLPSGYYFTYGGQFENLKAANARLMIAVPIALALIFILLFFTFGSLSQAALIFTAIPLSAIGGIWALELRGMPFSISAGIGFIALFGVAVLNGIVLIGYFNQLKEEGMANIRERIIKGTSVRLRPVLMTASVASLGFLPMALSTSGGAEVQRPLATVVIGGLITATFLTLVVLPILYSWLAKWKEQKSRASLPPAGTMVLLPLLFVGLQAQAQQRPITADEAVQMALTNHPSVRAAELQIQASQALQNLPYSPGTTEINYQGDGLFRENGQRVNQFGFVQNLPNPAVTKADNALQDEVVKSNTLQKSLTESELRLQVRQVYFDLQQKMELRALYQRLVRTYSSYFEIANKRVEVGAANAIETLTIQSAMNQYRLLERQADMEISTLAQQLKVLLNTDENVTATDSLEVLPYGGLPDANTLRVQLAQQQAAVEQAIVPVIKSSMKPSFNIGYAAQNYFDGGWLYGAQAGVQVPLFNKPVKKRLEAQQLQVEVANARYEAERLNAGRQLLSVDNSIRFYAEGANYYREQLSAINPEIERISELNYQAGEISYLELLNTLNLLANNNKSYWEQVLAHNQAVALYLFLSNQ, encoded by the coding sequence ATGTTCGATAAGATAATCGCTTATTCGATTCAGAATAAGTTCGTGGTAGGGCTATTGGTAGCCGCCCTAATCGTGTGGGGACTGTTCTCCCTGCGACAGCTGCCCATTGATGCCGTACCTGACATCACCAACAACCAGGTACAGGTCATCACCATTTCCCCGACTTTGGCCACGCAGGAAGTGGAGCAGTTCATCACCACCCCGATTGAGCTGTCCCTGCAAAATATCCAGCAATTGGTCGAGATACGCTCCATTTCCCGCTTCGGGCTGTCGGTCGTGACGGTCGTTTTCGAGGAGGATATGGATGTCTATCTGGCCCGGCAACTGGTCGGGGAATACCTGAAAGAAGCCGAAAGCAATATCCCCGCCGGGCTGGGCACGCCCGAAATGGCCCCTATTTCCACCGGGCTGGGAGAGATTTACCAGTACGTCGTCCGCCCCGAAGAAGGGTACGAGGATAAATTTACCCCGACCGATTTGCGCACCATCCAGGACTGGATTGTGAGACGCCAGCTATCCGGCATCGAGGGCGTGGTGGAGGTCAACACGATGGGCGGTTTTTTGAAACAGTACGAGGTGGCCGTGAACCCCAACCTGCTCAAATCCATCGGCATCAGCATCACCGATGTGTTCGATGCATTGGAAAACAGCAACGAAAACACGGGCGGGGCCTACATCGAGAAGAACCCGAGCACCTACTACATCCGCACCAACGGCATCGCCAAAACACTGGCCGACATTGAGAACATCGTGGTGGATGTGCGCAACGGCAGGCCTATTTTGATAAAAGATGTGGCCACCGTCCAGTTTGGCAAAGCCCCCCGGTACGGCGCTCTGACCCGTGACGGCGAAGAAGCCGTCGGTGGCCGGGTGATGATGCTCAAAGGGGCAAATTCAGCAGCCGTTACTGAACGGGTAAAGGAACGGGTGGTCCAAATCCAGAAATCGCTGCCGGAAGGCGTGGTCATCGAGCCATATCTGGTGAGGGACAAACTCGTGTCCACCGCCATTGGCACAGTCCAAAAGAACCTGCTGGAAGGTGGCCTGATAGTCATTTTCATCCTGGTGCTGATGCTGGGCAACTGGCGGGCGGGGCTTATCGTCGCTTCCGTCATCCCGCTGTCCATGCTGTTTGCCGTTTCGATGATGAACGTGCTGGGCATCTCCGCCAACCTGATGAGCCTGGGGGCGATAGATTTCGGGCTGATAGTGGACGGGGCGGTCATCATCGTGGAAGCAGTCGTTCATCGTTTGCAGGTGGGTTTTGCCGGGCATAAGTTGACCAAAGCCCAGATGGATAAGGAGGTCCAGATTGCTTCCATTAAAATAATGAATGCTTCCTCCTTTGGGATGATTATCATCCTGATGGTTTATATCCCCATCCTGGCATTGGTAGGAATCGAAGGCAAAATGTTCAGGCCCATGGCAGAGACTGTCATGTTGGCCATTGGGGGAGCGCTGATGCTTTCCCTTACTTATGTTCCCATGATGACAGCCTTGTTTTTAAATAAGAATATTACGAATAAAAAGACCATAGCCGACCGCATCATCGCCTTCAACCAATGGCTGTACACCCCCGTGCTCCATCTTGCACTGAGGTTCAAGGCCGCATTCGTGCTGGCCACCGTGGCCCTGTTCGCCATCAGCCTGTTTGTTTTCAGCAGGATGGGGGGCGAATTCATCCCTACGTTGGAAGAAGGGGATTTGGCCATGCAGCAAATCCTGCCCCCCGGCACCTCACTGTCGCAGAGCATCGAAATGTCCAAGATGATTCATAAAAAATTGAGGGAAGAATTCCCCGAAATAAAGGACGTCGTCACGAACATCGGCGCCGCAGAGATCCCCACCGATCCGATGCCAGTGGAAATTGGAGATTATACCTTGCTGATGAAACCCAAAGATGAGTGGACTTCTGCCTCCACCCGGCAGGAAATGTTTGAAAAAATCGAAGAATCGTTGAGCGTCATCCCCGGTGTGGGTTACGAGTTTTCGCAACCCATCCAGCTCCGCTTCAACGAGTTGATGACCGGCTCCAAAGCGGACATTGCCATCAAGCTGTATGGGCAGGACATGGACCTGTTGTACAGCAAGGCCAAGGAAGCAGAAAAGGTCATCAACCGGATTGACGGCGTGGGCACGGTCAATGTCGAGCAGACCATCGGCATGCCGCAAATCATCATCAATTTCAAGTACGACAAAATGGCGCAGTACGGCCTGCAGGTGAAAGAGGTCAACCAGGTGGTCAGGGCCGCCTTCGCCGGGGAAAGCGCCGGGATAGTTTACGAAGGCGAAAGGCGCTTCGATTTGGTGGTGCGGCTCGACGAAAGCTACCGCCAGGACCTCGACAACGTGCAGAACCTGTACATCACCCTTGACAACGGCACCCAAGTGCCATTGCAGGCCGTCGCAGATGTGGAACTGATTGACGCCCCCATGCAGATTTCACGGGAAAACACCAACCGCCGTATAGTCATCGGCGTGAACGTGGGGGATACCGATGTTGAATCTTTGGTGGAAAAAATCCAGACGGCACTCGATGCTGAAATTGATTTGCCGTCGGGCTATTACTTCACTTATGGCGGCCAGTTTGAAAACCTCAAAGCTGCCAATGCCCGCCTGATGATAGCGGTCCCGATTGCACTGGCACTCATCTTCATCCTGCTCTTTTTTACGTTCGGTTCCCTGTCGCAGGCCGCCCTCATTTTCACCGCCATCCCGCTTTCCGCCATCGGCGGCATTTGGGCGCTGGAACTTCGGGGGATGCCTTTCAGCATATCGGCGGGCATCGGATTTATCGCCCTGTTCGGGGTGGCGGTGTTGAATGGCATCGTGCTGATTGGGTATTTCAACCAACTGAAAGAGGAGGGGATGGCCAATATCCGGGAGCGCATCATCAAAGGGACAAGCGTCCGGCTTCGGCCCGTTTTGATGACGGCCTCGGTCGCTTCGCTGGGCTTTTTGCCGATGGCGCTTTCCACCTCCGGCGGGGCAGAAGTACAGCGCCCCTTGGCGACCGTCGTGATTGGTGGGTTGATTACTGCGACATTTTTGACACTGGTCGTCTTGCCAATTCTGTACAGTTGGCTGGCGAAATGGAAAGAGCAAAAAAGCAGGGCATCGCTGCCTCCAGCCGGGACGATGGTTTTGCTGCCCCTGCTGTTTGTGGGCTTGCAGGCACAGGCCCAGCAAAGGCCCATCACGGCTGACGAAGCGGTGCAAATGGCCTTGACCAACCACCCTTCCGTCCGGGCTGCCGAACTGCAAATCCAGGCCAGCCAGGCCTTGCAAAACCTGCCGTACAGCCCCGGAACGACGGAAATCAACTACCAGGGCGACGGGCTGTTCCGGGAAAACGGGCAGCGGGTCAACCAGTTCGGTTTTGTGCAAAACCTGCCGAACCCGGCCGTCACCAAAGCCGACAATGCCCTCCAGGACGAGGTGGTGAAATCGAACACCCTGCAAAAATCGCTGACCGAAAGCGAACTGCGCCTCCAGGTACGGCAGGTTTACTTCGACCTCCAGCAAAAAATGGAACTGAGGGCGCTTTACCAACGGCTTGTCAGGACTTATTCGAGCTATTTTGAAATAGCAAATAAACGGGTGGAAGTGGGTGCTGCCAATGCCATCGAGACGCTCACCATCCAGTCGGCCATGAACCAGTACAGGCTGTTGGAGCGGCAGGCCGACATGGAAATATCCACCCTGGCGCAGCAGCTCAAGGTGCTGCTGAACACGGACGAAAACGTGACCGCTACCGATAGTTTGGAGGTGCTGCCCTACGGCGGGCTGCCAGATGCCAACACGCTGCGGGTACAGTTGGCGCAGCAGCAGGCAGCTGTGGAACAAGCCATCGTGCCCGTGATTAAATCGAGCATGAAACCCAGTTTTAATATCGGCTACGCCGCCCAAAACTACTTCGACGGAGGGTGGCTGTATGGGGCACAGGCAGGGGTGCAGGTTCCTTTGTTCAACAAGCCGGTAAAAAAACGGCTGGAAGCCCAGCAGTTGCAGGTGGAAGTAGCCAATGCCCGCTATGAAGCCGAAAGGCTGAACGCCGGACGCCAGTTGCTCTCCGTTGACAATTCAATCCGGTTCTATGCAGAGGGGGCCAATTATTACCGGGAACAACTTTCGGCCATCAACCCTGAAATCGAGCGGATATCCGAGCTCAATTATCAGGCGGGGGAAATATCCTACCTCGAACTGCTCAACACCCTGAACCTTCTGGCCAACAACAACAAGAGCTATTGGGAACAGGTGCTGGCCCACAATCAGGCCGTGGCGCTTTACCTATTTCTTTCAAATCAATAA
- a CDS encoding efflux RND transporter periplasmic adaptor subunit, with product MLLLFSCGQEHAEGDGHNHGGENTGQTEGEEEHEEGEIHLTPGQIKTMNIQFGDFASIKINDFVSTTGTLGLPPNAYSSVSAVAEGFIKKSNKYVEGDYVKKEQQLAELENPDFIQRQQEYLETAAELTYLRQELERQQKLVEANAGVEKNLQKLQSEVNMKMATLKGIAKQLSYWGIDVSGLTPDNIVDHIDIFSPMSGYITSINMHNGMYVTPKEELMEIVSEDHLHLELDVFEKDIAMVKMGQRISYSIPALGNTVYDGEVHVIGKEFNTENKTVRIHGHLEKERPRFIKDLFIEAKIWLTDQTVQALPEKAVIKDGASSYIYVANDQQGGEEVKFEKVMVIPGVTDKGFTAVELIGEIPEGMKIVTEGAFFVYAQSKAGELEHEH from the coding sequence ATGCTGCTGCTTTTTTCCTGTGGCCAGGAGCACGCCGAAGGAGATGGCCACAATCACGGAGGGGAAAACACCGGGCAAACCGAAGGGGAGGAAGAACACGAAGAAGGGGAAATCCACCTCACGCCCGGACAGATAAAAACCATGAACATCCAGTTCGGTGATTTTGCTTCCATTAAAATAAACGACTTCGTGAGCACCACGGGCACCTTGGGCCTGCCGCCCAATGCCTATTCTTCGGTGAGCGCTGTGGCAGAGGGCTTTATCAAGAAAAGCAACAAATATGTGGAAGGCGATTACGTCAAAAAGGAGCAACAGTTGGCCGAGCTGGAGAACCCTGACTTTATCCAACGGCAACAGGAATACCTTGAAACAGCCGCTGAACTGACCTACCTGCGCCAAGAGCTCGAGCGTCAGCAAAAACTGGTCGAGGCAAATGCCGGGGTGGAAAAGAACCTGCAAAAACTCCAGTCCGAGGTCAACATGAAAATGGCGACCCTGAAAGGCATTGCCAAGCAGCTGTCTTATTGGGGTATTGATGTTTCGGGCCTCACCCCGGACAATATCGTTGACCACATAGACATTTTTTCGCCCATGTCGGGCTACATCACTTCCATCAATATGCACAATGGGATGTATGTGACACCCAAGGAAGAACTGATGGAAATAGTGAGCGAAGATCATTTGCACCTCGAACTGGATGTATTTGAAAAGGACATTGCAATGGTAAAGATGGGACAGCGGATAAGCTACAGCATTCCGGCACTTGGCAACACGGTCTATGATGGGGAAGTGCACGTCATCGGCAAAGAGTTCAATACCGAGAACAAGACTGTCCGCATCCACGGACACCTGGAAAAAGAGCGCCCAAGGTTCATTAAAGACCTGTTCATTGAAGCAAAAATCTGGCTCACCGACCAAACGGTGCAGGCCCTGCCGGAAAAAGCGGTCATCAAAGACGGGGCCTCCTCTTATATCTATGTAGCAAACGACCAACAGGGAGGGGAAGAGGTGAAATTTGAAAAAGTGATGGTCATCCCCGGTGTCACCGACAAAGGTTTTACCGCTGTAGAATTGATTGGTGAAATACCGGAAGGGATGAAAATCGTGACGGAAGGGGCATTCTTTGTGTATGCACAATCGAAAGCGGGGGAACTGGAGCACGAGCATTGA
- a CDS encoding P-II family nitrogen regulator, whose translation MKEIKAFIKPSRVTNVVEALEKAGFDSLTISKGEGTGTHERPDASLNLEFFFTNSEIIKLELVCQNEEAQEAIRLICENARSPEPGDGIIYLTEIEDAYRIKTGESLQRYDL comes from the coding sequence ATGAAAGAAATAAAAGCATTCATCAAGCCATCGAGGGTCACCAATGTGGTGGAAGCGCTCGAAAAGGCAGGCTTCGACAGCCTGACCATCTCCAAAGGCGAAGGGACCGGCACCCACGAACGCCCCGATGCCAGCCTCAATTTGGAGTTCTTTTTCACGAACAGCGAAATCATCAAACTGGAACTGGTCTGCCAGAACGAGGAAGCCCAGGAGGCCATCCGGTTGATTTGCGAAAATGCCCGCTCGCCCGAACCCGGCGACGGCATCATTTACCTGACCGAAATCGAGGATGCGTACCGGATTAAAACGGGGGAATCGCTCCAGCGGTATGATTTGTAA